cataaattattttttatttataaatattttatttttttttctctaatataCCAAAAGATGGGGCTAAAGGAGACAACCACAATaagaacaggaaaaaaaaagcaaagaaaaaaaaagacagaaacGGCTGCTGCCGCTGAACGCTGAtccaattaaaaaaaggaaaaaaaaaagaagaagagagatcTTTTCTGCTGCTGAGGTTAACGAGGCTGACCGCGAGTCAAGTCCAGATCGTCTGAACCATTGCTGCGTCTGCACAGCCCGGCACAACGTGCGAAGCTTCGCTGTTGAAGCACAGCTTTTTCCAGGGctaaatctatttttttccctcttcttttctctcttctcgcTAGCCGCTAGGGTGACGTCACGGCTTTCTCTGTGTAAGGACGTCAGCGCCGTTGCCGTCACTCGCCTACTTGTCGCCTGCGCTTTCTGTCAATCTGCGGCTTTGGCGTGATGGGGATTAATTTCAGAGTAATTTGCATATGTGTTTTTCACTTTTTAGGATTAGGATTAAGGATTGGGTTGGGTGGGGCGTGGTGTTCGGAGCAGCTCTCGGTGAAACAGTAGGATGATGGAGGGCATCCtctctgatttttttaattgaattttatttttgggGCGTTGGGATGAACTAGTAATACGAGGTAGAAGCAGTCCATTCGGGCAATGCGATGACTTTAGTCAGGTCAATGGATGGAGTAGTTGAAGAAATTTTTGCTGATTAATCCTGTAGTTTTGCGCCGGGTGGAAGTAGTTTGTGTGGTTCACAGAGTAAAAGACTCGAGGAGAAACTAATGTACTTCATCCGtactataatataagggattttgagtttttgcttgtaatgtttgaccactcaacatattcaaaaaaatttatgcaaatataaaaaacgaaaagttgtgtttaaagtaatttggataataaaataagtcacaaagaaaataaataataattctaattttttttttgaataagacgaatgaccaaacagtgcaagtaaaaactcaaaatcctttatattatgggacacagagggagtactttccAATAGCCCCATCGTTTCGTTTATTCGTGGAATAAGTCAAACAATATATTCGCAAATAAAACTTTCATATACGTGTCTTTAGAGAGAACCTGGTTTGAGACCCGTAAACTGTGGCATGCATGATTTACATTCCCTAAgtggtggtagtagtagtaattaGATTCGTCCGCTGAAGTCTGAAAATAACACGCCCTAAGTAGATCCATTAAGGGtacctttgaatcaaaggattaaggatttatgtaggaattttataggattcaaatcctataggaaattttcctttttggtcctttgattcaaaggattgaatcttTCCAAATCcaatgaaattcctatggaatgacacattgcatgtggattttggagaaaatttagcaagaactccaacctcttggaaaattttctGAGTCTATCTCTTTCATCTgattttcctgcgctccaatcaaacgacaactcctgtgtttttcctacgtTTTGTAATCCTCTATTTTATACTTCAATTCATGTCAGAattctgtgttttttctattcctctatttttttcaaccctttgattcaaaggggcccgaACCAGTTGGCTTTGGACAACACTAGTTAGATATACGGTGGCACGGTGCAGTTTCTTTCCCTCGAAATGACATGCTTTTTTTTGGAGGGATTCTTGAACAGTTGCACCCAAAGGATGTTGCGACATGACACCGCACCAGAAAAGCGGCGGGAATGTTTGAACCTCTGATTGATCGTCTTCCCATTTGGAGTCTCGAGCTAAAGGGCGAAAGAATATGTGCTACCTTGATGCTCCCTCTTTCTGTTCCTTCCTTCGGTCTCTGCCACGACACCAAACCTTTATAGCTAGAAATGCCCCTGTCCCGAGTCTACCCCAGGATAGATAGCTTCACACCAAATGGACTCGGAATATTATCATCTCAATTCTCACATGATCCAGATAAAATATTTCTTCTTAAAATGGTGCTGCCAAATCATCcttaaaaatcaacttctaacTATGAACCTGGACATAGATTATGTCAATGTTCGCAGTGAGAAGTTGATTTTTCTGAGACGGATGATACATGTCAAAATATCAGAATGAGCATATTTCTCCCTTTCTTTGCAAAATCTGCTCTCATTCATGATATCTTAGCACAGGTACAGACTCCAGGATTGCAGGAATCCAGACGAGAAGATGAGAAGAACCAGCGACAAGTTTCTCAACGACACCAAAAAAAATTAGCAGTAATATGggaacatgtatatatattcctGTGTGCGCGTGCAAGTGGCACTGTGGCAGGTTCTTCTCATGAGTGCTCCTGGTCCTCTACAACAGCTTCCGCGACCTGCTCCGGTgacgcttcttcttcttcttccttggcTGCCTCCTCCGTCTCCGGGTCTTCCTTCGCGGGCTCCGCGACGGCGACCTCGGATTCGACGGtgttctcggcggcggcggaggcgggcttCAGCAGGTTGTCGTAGCTGCCGGACTTCTTGAACAGCTGCCAGAAGTGGTTCTGGCAGTAGAGGATCCCGTTGTGCGAGGCGTAGGAGGCGTTCGTCAGAAGGCAGCCGCCATGGGCGCACTTGAAGCAGGTCCTGTGGTAACACTCACCCTCCATGGTCATCTGCatagggaggggaggggatttgGAAATAAAGACAAGAAGGACCTCTAAAGAAATGCTGATGTATGAATGTATCTTGTCAAAAGATTAATCATGAAATTTTGATCAAAGTTCATCAACCACTTGGGTGAATAATAAGGACATGTGCGTGGATACCAGCAAATAGTTGAAAAAGGAGCATCCACTCACCATCCTACTTTACTGATACGTAAGTTTCGGTTGCTTTTGTCAGCAGACAAGAATACAGTAAACTGAGATGCATGATCGTCGGAAAAGGAGATTATTACCTTCTCCAATGGATACACAGTCTTCTTGCAGGCAGTACACTTGTCCTGGGTTCCACAGAACACAGAGGACAGCTTGCTGGGAATCTTAGCCTGTTTATCACACAAAAGCAGATTGTATGAGTTGCAATCCATGGCAAATTTAAATTGCCTGATGTTGCTGATAGTCCTTTACGGCAAGAGCCATGATTCTTTCTGGAGGTACCAAtgcattttccttttcttttgcttaacaacaaaaatatgaaTTCTGGTCCATATGGAAGTTAAAAGAATAAGTTATCTTTAGAAAGACGATGAGAATGCGGTACCTGTTCACTGTTTGCCTTTGTACCTGAACCACAGGACAAGCAGAATAGTAATAAGATTCTTGTGATTTCATAAAAAATAACAGGTAAAGGGTGATGCAGATCAAACATTCAAACATACCTGAGGGGAAGTTCTTCTTGAAGGTGCCTGTTTCCTTGAATAGCTGCTCAAAATGGGTCTTGCAGTAAAGAACCCCATCCATGGACGAATAGCTGCACATCTGGAAATAGAACAATTCACATCAGCTCATGAGTAACATATAATATTTTAACATCATGAAGAGCATAAAAAACTGATCATTCACATCAAGGAGTGCAGACACCAAGAAGAGTGCATACCGAAAGTGTGCCTTTGCAGTGGCTGCATCTGAAGCAAGACTTGTGGTAGGGAATACTGTCCGCGGTAAGGAGATCAATGAAATGCACGGTCTTGTCACAAGCATTGCACTTGTCCTGTGTACCAGAGAACGTCATCTTGGTATTCTCGGTGGGGATGTGCCGAGCAATATGTCAATTTGTTGCTAACAAGAATTCGCTAGCACAACCCTCCTGATAGAATCAAGATAATGTCTTTGGCTCTCAATCTGCAACTGAATAGATGCAGATGAAAGCCAAAGGGAGGGTGTGTGCAAGAAGTTGATGGGAGGCTTTAATATGCAATTCTGGAAACctgatttgggagaggctgaaGCTAGGGAAGAAATATAAGAGGCTTGGGTCTAACTCCACCTCTAAGCCAGAGGAAATGGTCAGAGAGATGAGATTAGATGTGCCAcatcacaatgctaactttggAGACTCCTCACATGGTTATAATTTGTGGTTATTCTCCTACAGAAAGTGTTTGACTATATTTAGGGTGCAATAATAGTTAGTGACTAACAATAGCCCAAGACATTTACAGAAGAGTTATTTAAATGCCATTGTTATCAGCCGGTCATTTTTCTCTTTTGAGGAAGAAGTTGACCAAGCTATTCTTAGTGCACCGAGAATaacacaaacaaacaaatgTATAACCATTTGCACACATGATAAAATTAAACAGCATGCATGTCATTGGCCTTTTAGAGAAATGTGACCTTAAAAAGAATGGTTCTTCACAAACAAAGAAAGATGACACATAAGCTTACATAAGAACAAAAGGCACAAGAACAAAAACTAGCTCATGGTATGATCCGAACAGACAGTTTCCCAGAGTAACTATTGTATACGAACTGGAATAACAGGGGGGAAGATGTATGTCTCACCCAAAGTGTGAAATCTTCCTTTGCTCAGGGCCACAGGCAAGCTACAAGCAAATTATTTTTGATCTGGCTTCAGCCCCAAAAATGTATTCTGAAAAAGACAGAGTACCCGTATCAGTCTGCTTTTGCCCAAAAATACAATAACATGTATTTGCAGGAAAATGCTAACGATGTCAATATGCCACCTTCAGTTTCTATCTTCCAACAGGGGATATAAATGTATAAGCTATTAGCATTTTGCTTTATAGAATGGGAATTTGGGGGAAGAATCCAATCCAGGTAAGTCTAAAAAATGGCATCAGTGACATCATATAATTATTCAATGTTTGTACATTCCACAATTGGGTGGCACTCTTCTGAACAACAGTAGACTACAAGGCACACACTGCCTGGAAAGGCAGAAACACGAAAATTGGAGAAATACAAGTTTTCAGTTGGTTAGTATCTGAATCAAGACGACTTTCATTCTTTAATTCTTCCAAGTTCCAATCAGGTGGTTTCGCTTTGTATCCCAATCATAAATTGTTGTAGTGGCCAGCTTGTGCTACTGCAAGCAGCCATTTCAATCTGAACTATGCATCACTCTGGATGAAGTTACTCCTTGAGCAATCTCAATACATCACCAACAAGATGCAGGGAGCCAGTAACTAAGACCTGGTCAAAGTGTACAAATGCAAATGTATCAGCATCAATTTTGAAAGTAGCTGCTGCCTGCTAGAgacaaaaaaacataaaaaacaaCAGGTATAACATAATTAAAGGGACATAAAATAAACACATGCACATAAACAATTACTAGGTATTCCAGATCATGGAAAAGCagaaccaaaaaagaaaaaagaactgtGCATTCACTAGCAGTTGCACACACGCAAGCACATCGAAGGGATGGAAGGGTACACAAGAGACAAGAATGATGAATCAGTGATGGTCACTACACAACTACATATACATGTGCTAAGCTGACAATGAATTATGTGATATCCCTGTGTCCTGACTATGGTACAGTAGCTAGGTATGGTTGGAAGAAAAATTAGTCCTACATGATACAAACAATTGGGAGAACAAAAATGAAGGTATATAAGAAGTTTTCACCTGATATGAAGTAGATTGGTTTTGTTGAGCAGTTTCCCTTAGCCATTTGATTGCCAATGGAAGAGATTCAAAAACAGAACTAGCTGTACTGGAGTTTGAACCATTTAGACCTGCACCGTTccaatttttaagtttatatacCATCTTCAACCCAGTGAACTTACTTTGTTTCAATAAGAAAACACAAGCTGGCAATAAATGAACAATAATAATTATTGCAATTCAGTTTAGAGCAACCTTTATTGCTATGAAGCAGGCCTTCCCACACTCTTTGAAGTGATAATTGCCATGACAGATCGATTTGCACACGCTCTGAAGGTGGTGATGCATGAGAACCAAGCTTGTTGTATTGAGATTGATTTGGCACAAATAGGGCATGATCAAACTGGAGTCCTGAGAAAATGATTgctcatcagaattcagaaacaaAAGCATTCATACAATTCACAATAGAAATGTAATGATCTTGGATAGTGAGAAAAGGTAAACTATGCAAGGGAAATGAATTTGATTAGAATACCATTCTGGGCACATGTAGCTAGAAGACATGGAAGCAGTCTTTGAGGATCTCTTACAGACATGCAATTGAACAGGAGAATCTGCAAGGATCACAAACAAAGAGTGCTCATAAGAAAGAAAGAACAATGATATgagccacacacacacacacacacacacacacacacacacagagagaccTCTCACTGGCTCACTGCAACTGCAAGGCATACCTTCCTAGAATTGGTGCCAATATGTAGCTGATCCAAAGGGCCTGGTTGTTGTTCATCCTTTCTTGTAACACAGGAAAACCACTTCGCACAAATTTCCATACTTTCTGGGCTATGTGCTCCATCCAAATAGAAAATTAAGGAACTGCTGTCTTTGGACAGCACTTCCGGATCTGGAACAATCTGTGCTCGTCCTTGCAAACAAGCACTTGACAGCCCTTCGATGAATTGATCTGGCAAGGTAACCTGCATTCCAGGTTAGGTTGATTACTGAACTTAACTTTCTTTACATGCCAGTTTGGGCTAGAGTACTTACAGAATGCTTCTTATGTAGTATGTTGAAATGCCCTTGCCTTTGAAGCCAGGTATTAACCAATGCGACTGCAAGGCCAGCATTCATGTATTGGTGTTCACCATGTAGCCCAAGAGGTTGATCATCCAATTGTTGTGGATCCAAAGGCTGGACTACTTGAAGAGGAACCTTTAAAGAATTTAAGTTGTTCGTGTCAATGAAAAAAAGCTGTACTATACTGATTGTAACAATGTTCATGGATACATTAGAGTGCAAGGCATGGTGGAAACCCCAAAAGAAAAATGAAGCACAGGAAATAACATACACCCAATTCAGAAGCTCTGTGCTTCAGTACAGACATTGCCTCTTCTGGTTGTGGAACTGTATATGCTGGAACTCCTTTCTGCATTTAGAAAGAGGCTACACAGGGATTAAGCAACATATAAATTTAGCTATGGAAGTAGTTAACTGAAGGATATCAGAGCAAAGAAAACATGTTacacatatttatttattgataAATATTGTGGAAAAGTAAATAGTACAGAACCTTTAATATTCCGGCTTTCTCCCCAGCAATTTCTCCTAGCGTATTTCCTGCTCATCAGCCAAAACAAACACGTATAGTGTGACGTGAGTTTGTTATGTATGAGAGGAATTTCTTCCTTCAGTTTCTTAACTAA
Above is a window of Oryza sativa Japonica Group chromosome 10, ASM3414082v1 DNA encoding:
- the LOC4349048 gene encoding LIM domain-containing protein PLIM2b-like, which translates into the protein MTFSGTQDKCNACDKTVHFIDLLTADSIPYHKSCFRCSHCKGTLSMCSYSSMDGVLYCKTHFEQLFKETGTFKKNFPSGTKANSEQAKIPSKLSSVFCGTQDKCTACKKTVYPLEKMTMEGECYHRTCFKCAHGGCLLTNASYASHNGILYCQNHFWQLFKKSGSYDNLLKPASAAAENTVESEVAVAEPAKEDPETEEAAKEEEEEASPEQVAEAVVEDQEHS
- the LOC4349049 gene encoding folylpolyglutamate synthase isoform X2, encoding MRASGAASPPPSSATTTTTTTTLLVPSSSVAMPPPRLAHLRRRSSSLLLLHHNHHHHRGGGSAPPHPLLRPPPPPQSHPFQLLTPRAAMASVAQPGVAAGSAEYEEVLGCISSLITQKVRADTGNRGNQWELMAKYLQILELEEPIARLKVVHVAGTKGKGSTCTFAESILRSCGFRTGLFTSPHLMDVRERFRLNGLDISEEKFIRYFWWCWNKLKDKTGGDIPMPAYFRFLALLAFKIFSDEQVKAPVVCGISSLGYDHMEILGNTLGEIAGEKAGILKKGVPAYTVPQPEEAMSVLKHRASELGVPLQVVQPLDPQQLDDQPLGLHGEHQYMNAGLAVALVNTWLQRQGHFNILHKKHSVTLPDQFIEGLSSACLQGRAQIVPDPEVLSKDSSSLIFYLDGAHSPESMEICAKWFSCVTRKDEQQPGPLDQLHIGTNSRKILLFNCMSVRDPQRLLPCLLATCAQNGLQFDHALFVPNQSQYNKLGSHASPPSERVQIDLSWQLSLQRVWEGLLHSNKGLNGSNSSTASSVFESLPLAIKWLRETAQQNQSTSYQVLVTGSLHLVGDVLRLLKE
- the LOC4349049 gene encoding folylpolyglutamate synthase isoform X1, producing the protein MRASGAASPPPSSATTTTTTTTLLVPSSSVAMPPPRLAHLRRRSSSLLLLHHNHHHHRGGGSAPPHPLLRPPPPPQSHPFQLLTPRAAMASVAQPGVAAGSAEYEEVLGCISSLITQKVRADTGNRGNQWELMAKYLQILELEEPIARLKVVHVAGTKGKGSTCTFAESILRSCGFRTGLFTSPHLMDVRERFRLNGLDISEEKFIRYFWWCWNKLKDKTGGDIPMPAYFRFLALLAFKIFSDEQVDVAVLEVGLGGKYDATNVVKAPVVCGISSLGYDHMEILGNTLGEIAGEKAGILKKGVPAYTVPQPEEAMSVLKHRASELGVPLQVVQPLDPQQLDDQPLGLHGEHQYMNAGLAVALVNTWLQRQGHFNILHKKHSVTLPDQFIEGLSSACLQGRAQIVPDPEVLSKDSSSLIFYLDGAHSPESMEICAKWFSCVTRKDEQQPGPLDQLHIGTNSRKILLFNCMSVRDPQRLLPCLLATCAQNGLQFDHALFVPNQSQYNKLGSHASPPSERVQIDLSWQLSLQRVWEGLLHSNKGLNGSNSSTASSVFESLPLAIKWLRETAQQNQSTSYQVLVTGSLHLVGDVLRLLKE